Proteins from a genomic interval of Rosa chinensis cultivar Old Blush chromosome 2, RchiOBHm-V2, whole genome shotgun sequence:
- the LOC112190107 gene encoding EPIDERMAL PATTERNING FACTOR-like protein 1 — protein sequence MHFSSVNSFFTIPMNSSINLRFFTATRAIIVLLLLVLSPASCFISLRGLLFAEKARLGSTPPSCHNKCNQCHPCMAVQVPTMPSRDRVRPVGKTRPAKPMVLFDPSHLDNRYSNYKPLGWKCHCGDHFFNP from the exons ATGCATTTCTCATCAGTGAATTCTTTTTTCACCATCCCCATGAATTCTTCAATAAATCTTCGGTTTTTCACCGCAACCAGAGCCAttattgttcttcttcttcttgttctctcTCCAGcctcttgttttatttctcTTCGG GGACTATTGTTTGCTGAGAAAGCCAGATTGGGCTCAACACCACCGAGCTGCCACAACAAGTGCAACCAGTGCCACCCTTGCATGGCGGTCCAAGTCCCCACCATGCCCAGCCGCGACCGGGTCCGACCCGTGGGGAAGACCCGACCCGCTAAGCCCATGGTGCTCTTTGACCCGTCTCATCTGGATAACAGGTACTCCAATTACAAGCCACTGGGTTGGAAATGCCATTGTGGTGACCACTTCTTCAATCCCTAG